Proteins from a genomic interval of bacterium:
- a CDS encoding DUF3341 domain-containing protein → MSETKKEPTYFLAEFDGPGGLLEAAKKVRDAGYKMFDCHSPFPIHGMDQAMGLKRSPLGVIVFLCAFTGVFSMIALTYWVSVEAYPLIISGKPLFSYPAYAPPIFAIGVLTGGITSLLGMLALNKLPRPHHPLFNSESFGRATSDSFFVSIESESSEDENKIQSFLSSIGGKNVEVIKGE, encoded by the coding sequence ATGAGTGAAACGAAAAAAGAGCCGACGTATTTTCTGGCGGAATTTGACGGACCCGGCGGTCTGCTCGAAGCGGCTAAGAAAGTGCGTGATGCCGGCTACAAAATGTTCGACTGCCATTCGCCTTTCCCGATTCACGGCATGGATCAGGCAATGGGACTGAAACGTTCTCCGCTCGGAGTGATCGTATTCTTATGCGCATTCACCGGCGTTTTCAGCATGATCGCGTTAACGTACTGGGTCAGCGTCGAAGCGTATCCACTGATTATTTCCGGGAAGCCGTTGTTCAGTTATCCGGCGTATGCACCGCCGATTTTTGCCATTGGGGTATTAACGGGCGGCATCACTTCGCTGCTCGGTATGCTGGCGCTTAATAAATTGCCGCGACCGCACCATCCGTTATTCAATTCCGAATCGTTTGGGCGTGCAACATCGGACAGTTTTTTTGTCAGTATCGAATCGGAATCTTCTGAAGATGAAAATAAAATCCAATCGTTTTTATCCTCAATCGGCGGAAAAAATGTGGAGGTTATAAAAGGCGAATGA